The stretch of DNA ATCGAGGAGCTGAACGTCGGTTTCGAAGCTCTCGGCCTCAGGGCCTATGGGCCGAAAATGCCGCGAAAAGGGCATATCCGCGTGAAGAGGATCCGCACGCTCAGCCTGCGTATCTTGGTGTGATGTCGGCAGACTGATGGCGCCGTTCTTGAAAACTTGCACGCAATTCTCCGGGATTCTTCCGCGTTGGATGTAAAATGTACCGCCTATAGTTACCGCTTCTTTACCGCTGGCCTGCATTGTCGCGAAAAGTTCTTCGAATTCTAAGGAATGCAGATGATAGCAAACTCGATACAGACCCAGATCGTAAAACAACCAGATGCAGGCGATGCCGCATTGCGTCGGTCGGCGCAGAAACTTGAAGCGGCATTTCTTGCCGAGATGCTGAAATCAGTGGGTCTGGGTGAAAGCCGTGACAGCTTTGGCGGCGGAGAAGGAGAAGACCAGTTTTCATCATTTCTGGTGCAGGCACAGGCCGAAAAAATGGTCGAAGCTGGTGGCATCGGTTTGGCCGAAGCGCTGTTTGAATCACTAAAGGAGCGTAACAATGGGGCATGAAAGTATAGCGTTCATTATTGATGAACTTGACGACCTCCTTGATGCTGAACGCACGGCATTGCTGGCGGGAAACCTTGATGATGTGAAGCGACTGTTCGAGCGCAAGACAAACTTGGTTGATGCCTTAAGCCGGTCCGAAAGTGACCAGACGTCTGGTGTGGCGGCGCTGCGCAACAAGGTCGAGCGGAACCAGGATCTTCTTCAGTCAGCGGCCGACGGCGTGAAATCCGTGGCGCGCCGGCTTGCCGCAATTCGCCGTGTTCGGGAATCTCTGGAAACCTATGACGCGCAGGGAAAGCGAAAAAAGGTGGACGTGAAAGCGGTGTCCACGCTGGAAAAGAGGGCGTAGCGGGAATTGAGTCAAATCTTCGGTTTTCAAGGTGGCCACTTTAGCAAAGCGTTAGTCAGTTCTCTTCATAGGTGAGCGCGCACTTGGAAGCAGGTGGCGCACATCCGTACTTTGATGTGCATTTGTCAGAACGGCAGTTTGGCTGTCCCAACAGGGACAGAACGTTAACCAGGGCGCAAAGCGCCATGACAAAAGGAAATGCACATGTCGAGCATTCTGACCAACAACAGCGCGATGGTCGCGCTTCAAACGCTGAAGTCGATCAACAAGAACCTGGCGATGACTCAAAGCGAGATTTCGACCGGTAAATCGGTGGCAAACGCCAAGGACAATTCAGCCATCTGGGCAATTTCCAAAGTGATGGAATCGGATGTGAAAGGGTTTCAGGCGGTGTCCGAAAGCCTGTCATTGGGCGAAAGCACTGTTGCGGTTGCACGGAACGCGTCGGAAACAGTGACGGACTTGCTGACCGAAATGAAGGGTCGCATTGTCGCCGCACAAGAGGAAAACGTTGACCGAGATGCGATCCAGGAAGACATTGTTGCGCTGCGTGATCAGATCTCTTCCGTCGTCGGCGCCGCCCAGTTCAACGGTTTGAACCTTCTTGACGGTTCGAGCACCGACGCCCTGAACATTCTGTCTTCGCTTGACCGCTCGTCCGACGGATCCGTGTCTGCGCGTCAGATTGTAGTGGATCGCGAAAACCTTGCTGTGACCGGCAATGTCAGCTCCCAATCGCTCGGGATAACGGCGGCTGCAGATCAGGCAACGGCCAACGACTATATCCAGGCTGGCGGCGATGACACGAACTTTGCCCTCGGGACCGACTATGATCGCGATGATCCGGCAACTGCGACGTCGACCATCGCCGATGGCGGCACCCTGGACTTCACCTTCACCCAAGTTGCGGAAGGCCTCAGCTATTCGATCACAATCGATGACCTGAACATCAATACTGCCGACGGCAGCAGCACGCTGGGTATCCGAACTTTCGAATATGTTGCAACGGCCGATGACTCTGTAAACGATGTCGCGCGTCAGCTGGGCAATCAGGTTCAATCGTTCTTCGATGCGGCAACCGCGTCTGGTGAAGGCTACTCCGTGACCTTCGATCCTGCGTCGACGGGTGACAACAACGTGTTCCGCATCACCAACGCAACGGGTGGTGGCACTGATAACATCCTTGTCTTTACAGAAGTGTCCGAGGGCGGCACGCCCGGCGCAAGTGGCGCAAACGGCCTTGCTGCTGTACAAACCATTGATGTGACGACGGATAGTGGTGCGACAAACGCACTGGGTGCCATTGACGACCTCATCCAGACATCCATCGACGCAGCTGCATCGTTTGGCTCCGCTCAAACGCAGATCGAGACTCAGTCGGATTTCATCGGTAAACTGTCGGACTCGCTGAAATCCGGGATCGGTTCGCTGGTCGACGCGGATATGGAAGAGGTGTCGGCCCGTTTGCAGGCGCTGCAGACACAACAGCAGTTGGGTGTTCAGTCGCTGTCGATCGCCAATCAGGCGCCGCAGACCATTCTGTCGCTCTTCCGTTAAAATCAATGAAGAAGGCGCGCCCAGATCGCGCCTTCTTCGCCCATTCCAATTGAGCAGGTGAAACCTTGAACGCGATGTCCCAAGCCCTGAAGGGCTATGCAGAACACGCTACGTCGACAAAAAGTGGGCGCAGGTCGGAATACGAAGTGGTTGCAAAGGTCACCAAACAACTGCGCGACAGCGCGGTTGAGGCCAAAACAAACTTCGCGGCGTTCGCAAGTGCGCTGCACATGAATCAGCGGCTTTGGACGGCTTTGGTCGTTGATGTGGCGGACGAGGCAAACCCACTGCCTGATGAGTTGAAAGCGCGCATCATGTACCTTGCAGACTTTACGCGCCATCACACAACGCGCGTGCTGCGTGAAAACGCATCCGTTTTGCCGTTGCTGGAAATCAACATGGCGGTTCTCCGTGGTCTCAAAGCCGAAGGGGGAGAGAAATGAGCGGACTCATTTTGAAGCTGAGCCCAAAGGAACGCGTTCTTATCAATGGGGCCGTCATAGAAAACGGTGAGCGAAGAAGCCGTTTGGCTATTATGACGCCAAACGCCCATATCCTGCGACTGCGGGATGCGGTTCATCCCGAAGATGCAAAAACGCCGGTAAAACGCGTCTGCTATGCGGTGCAACTCGTTCTGTCCGGCGACAGTGATCAGGACGAGGCCCGACATGCGCTCTTACGCAGCATCGAGGAATTGAGCCAGGTGTTTGTCGACGCCGATAGCCGCAAACATCTGGATATCGCATCGCATGCCCTTGTCAGTGGTGACCACTACCGGTGTCTCAAGGCGCTTCGCGCGTTGATGCCTCGGGAAGAACGGTTGCTTGCCGCGGGTCACTAGGCATGTATCAACCGGTTCTCATTTCGTCCGGGCTCGTCGGTTGGCAGTTCCTGCAGCGGACATATGACCAGCAGCTTGCGACATTCAGTCAATCGGCGCAGGTGAAACGGGACACGGACCATTTTCTGGAGAAAATTGGATCAATCACGACGGCCGAGGAACTCGTTTCTGACCGGCAGGTTCTGACAGTCGCCTTGGGCGCATTTGGTCTGACCGATGACATCAACAATACGTTCTTCATCCAGAAGATGCTGGACGAGGGCACAACGGCCAGCGACTCGCTTGCCAACAGATTCTCGGACAATCGCTACCGGGAATTCTCTGCCGCATTCGGCCTAGGACCAAACGAAGTTCGAGGGAGCCTCTTTTCTGGCTTTGCCGAAGACATCGTAGGCAAGTTCGAAGCGAACAGCTTTGAAATCGCAGCAGGTAACCAGGATGAGAGCATGCGCATCGCTCTTTATGCTGAACGCACCCTGTCCGACGTGGTTCAAAGCGAAGGCAGTGATGCGTCGAAATGGTTCAGTATAATGGGTCAACCACCCTTGCGCAGTCTTTTTGAAACCGCGCTCGGCCTACCTGAGGCATTCGGACAGGTGGATATTGATCAGCAACTTTCCGTGTTTCAGGAGCGTGCAGAGCGTATCCTGGGTGTTTCGGATCCAGCTGAATTTGCGGATGATGAGACTTTGGATCGGTTGATCACCACGTACTTTGCGCGCGCTCAACTCGAGCAGGCGGGCGGCAGCGCTTCGAGTGCTTCTATCGCGTTGACGCTTTTAAGCTCATGAAGCAAGCGCGATTGGACGCGTCGCGCTTGTACAGAGTTTCTTCTATCAGGAAACGGCTTTTGTCGGGACGCTACGAGCGTGTACTCCGGCCATTCTTGATATTGATCCCAGCCCTCCGCATCGCGAGGTTTAACTGATCAAAGCTGTGAGCGCACCCGTGTTCATGTACCTGAGACATGGCCTTGTCCAAGTGTGACCACGCCTGGATGGCCATGTCAATTTCAGGGTCTGAACCCTGGCTGTAGAGGCCCGCATTGATCATCATCTGATTTTGCGTAAACACGCTCATCAGTTTTCTGACTTGCGCAATTGTTTCGTTTTCAGCGGTCGTCGCAGCCGCCGGCAAGCTTCGCGAGACTGAACGCAAGACATCAATTGCAGGAAAGCGGCCACGTTCTGCAATTTCTCGATCAAGGACAACGTGACCATCTAGAACGCCGCGCAACACATCTGCGATGGGTTCCTCCATGTCCGAGCCGGCCACCAATACGCTGAATATGGCCGTGATGTCGCCCTGATCTGGACCACCAGGTCCCGCCCTTTCACAAAGAGACATTATCAAATGCGACGTCGACGCGGGGAAGCCCCGCAGAACCGGTGCCTCGCCTGCAGCGCTGGCCACTTCGCGATGTGCTTCTGCGAAACGCGTAATGGAATCGGCGAGAAAAAGAACGGAAAGTCCTTCATCTCTGAAATGCTCTGCCACTGCCATTGCGGTCCAAGCGCATCGACGGCGAACCAGAGGAGATTGATCTGATGTGGCCGCAACGACAACGGCCCTGTTCATCGCATCGGCGCCCAAGACGTCATCAACGAAATGCCTTACCTCGCGTCCACGTTCACCGATCATCGCGATGACAACCACATCTGCTGACATATGCGTCGCCAACTTTCCCATGAGGCTGGATTTCCCGACACCTGACCCGGCGAACAGTCCAATCCTTTGTCCTCGTACGATCGGCAGCATCGTATCAAAGACCAAATGGCCGGTGTCCATGCGCTTGCCAAGAGGTCGCCGCGACGCCGCTGGCGGCGGATTATTCTTGAGGGGCTGCGGGTTAAGACCACGCCCGAGCGGTCGCCCGTCCAGCGGCTCACCATTCGGATCCACGATGCGGCCCAGCCACGTTTCATTCGGCGCGATCCTGTTTTGCGCATCAATCATCACGCGGTCATTCAGCGCCACACCGTCAAAGGAGCCGTCGGGAAGAATTGTGGCATCGGATTGAGATAATTGAACAATTTCCGCCGGAAGTGGATCGCCAGACTGTTTTGTAATCAACACCCGGTCGCCGATCCGGCCAACATCATTGAGGCCGGACACGGTCAGTACATTGCCACGCGTGCCACTGATCCGGCCAATAGGCCGAGCGACCTGAACTTGGGAAAGCTGAGCTTGCAGCATTTGCAATCGCATGGCGTGGCGCATCGGATTCTCCTGACATCTGCAAACAGTTTCTTAGGGAATCACAGTTAAGCGTTGATTGAAATTCACGAGGGAGAAGCCCCGATGTTTCAGAACCTGGCCATTTTCGAAACTGCGTATGCAATGGCCGTGCATGCGGGTCAAAAGCAGGCCGTGATCTCGCAGAACATAGCGAACGCAGATACACCCGGCTATGTTGCCCGCGATATACCTGACTTTGCGGATGTTTATGCGCCTGCATCTTCGAATGCCGCTTCGCAGCGCGCAACACGATCAGCCCATATGCATGGCAGCGCGACGAACGACGTCCGTGCAATGGTACAGGAAGATCAGTCATTCGCTGCGCCCGACGGAAACAGTGTTTCAATCGAGACGGAGATGTTGCGGGCAACAGACGCCAAGCGCCAGCATGATCGGTCCCTGGCCATATACAAGAGCTCGTTGACAATTCTTCGCGCCAGCTTGGGCCGCCAGTAGGAGCGTAACGATGAATGAATTTGCGAAGTCATTGTCTGTTTCCGCAAGCGGGCTCAAGGCGCAGGCATCTCGACTGCGGCACCTTTCGGAAAACATCTCGAATGCTGATACGCCCGGCTATCGACGGAAGACAATTCCTTTTCGGACGGAATTTGATGCAGGGAGCGGTGTTGCTGGCGTCGAGGTTGGCCGCATGTCGTTGGATGATCGCCCATTGGCGCGCATTTACGATCCTTCGCACCCGATGGCGGATGCAGGTGGTCACTACGAAGGGTCGAATGTCGACCTGATGATTGAACTGGCAGACGCCCGTGAAGCGCAGCGCAGCTACGAGGCAAATTTGAAAATGTTCGAGCAGGCGCGGCAGATGTCGTCAAGCTTGATGCAACTGCTGCGCCGCTGACGGCGCACGAAAGGAGATCCAGAATGGAAATCGGAACATTATCGGCCGCACAGAATTATGCGGCACAGCGACCAGCGACACGACCCAGTGATGGCGAAGGCGCCAGTGTATTTGGCCGCGTTGCAATGGACTTTGCCCAGACCCTCGCACATGGCGAGCAAGTTGCGAAGGATGCGATGGTTGGCAAAGCCGACCCACACTCGCTGGTGCAGGCACTGGCGCAGACGGAGTTGGCTGTGGAAACGGCCGTAACGGTCCGGAACAAGGTGGTCGAAGCGTATCAGGAAATCCTTCGGATGCCTGTTTGAAATGCTCAATGAGGTCATCTTTTTTGACACGATGCGACAAGGTCTATGGATCGCTGTACTGGTTTCTGCGCCCATTCTTGTCATCGCGCTGGTGGCCGGTGTGTCCATCGGATTGGTCCAGGCGTTGACCTCGATCCAGGAAATGACGCTGACATTTGTGCCAAAACTTGCGGCCATCGTTCTCGTGTTCTGGCTGACCATGGGCTTCATGACGCAGACGCTTGTGTCTTTTTTCCAGAGCCGGATCATCCCGCTCGTGATTGGAGGGTAAGGTGGACAGTACAGGATACATCGCGTTGAGCCGACAGTCGGGTCTGATGCGCGAGATGCAAATTGTCGCCAATAACATCGCCAATAGCGCGACCACTGGATACCGACAGGAAGGCCTGGTTTTTTCCGAACATGTGCAGGGGATCCAGGGTGGTCCATCCTTGTCAATGGGCCACGGGAATGTGCGGCACACATCGTTTGTTCAGGGCACTCTTACGCAAACCGGTGGAACCTTTGACTTCGCTATCGAAGGGGACGGTTTCTTTCTGATCCAGACACCTGAGGGAGAACGTGTAACCCGTGCCGGGAGCTTTTCTCCAAATGCGCAAGGCGATCTTGTGACACCGGATGGCTACGCTGTCCTCGACGCCGGAGGGGCGCCTGTTTTCATCCCATCGGGCGCCAAGTC from Tateyamaria omphalii encodes:
- a CDS encoding rod-binding protein — encoded protein: MIANSIQTQIVKQPDAGDAALRRSAQKLEAAFLAEMLKSVGLGESRDSFGGGEGEDQFSSFLVQAQAEKMVEAGGIGLAEALFESLKERNNGA
- a CDS encoding flagellin; translated protein: MSSILTNNSAMVALQTLKSINKNLAMTQSEISTGKSVANAKDNSAIWAISKVMESDVKGFQAVSESLSLGESTVAVARNASETVTDLLTEMKGRIVAAQEENVDRDAIQEDIVALRDQISSVVGAAQFNGLNLLDGSSTDALNILSSLDRSSDGSVSARQIVVDRENLAVTGNVSSQSLGITAAADQATANDYIQAGGDDTNFALGTDYDRDDPATATSTIADGGTLDFTFTQVAEGLSYSITIDDLNINTADGSSTLGIRTFEYVATADDSVNDVARQLGNQVQSFFDAATASGEGYSVTFDPASTGDNNVFRITNATGGGTDNILVFTEVSEGGTPGASGANGLAAVQTIDVTTDSGATNALGAIDDLIQTSIDAAASFGSAQTQIETQSDFIGKLSDSLKSGIGSLVDADMEEVSARLQALQTQQQLGVQSLSIANQAPQTILSLFR
- the flaF gene encoding flagellar biosynthesis regulator FlaF, giving the protein MSQALKGYAEHATSTKSGRRSEYEVVAKVTKQLRDSAVEAKTNFAAFASALHMNQRLWTALVVDVADEANPLPDELKARIMYLADFTRHHTTRVLRENASVLPLLEINMAVLRGLKAEGGEK
- the flbT gene encoding flagellar biosynthesis repressor FlbT is translated as MSGLILKLSPKERVLINGAVIENGERRSRLAIMTPNAHILRLRDAVHPEDAKTPVKRVCYAVQLVLSGDSDQDEARHALLRSIEELSQVFVDADSRKHLDIASHALVSGDHYRCLKALRALMPREERLLAAGH
- a CDS encoding DUF1217 domain-containing protein — its product is MYQPVLISSGLVGWQFLQRTYDQQLATFSQSAQVKRDTDHFLEKIGSITTAEELVSDRQVLTVALGAFGLTDDINNTFFIQKMLDEGTTASDSLANRFSDNRYREFSAAFGLGPNEVRGSLFSGFAEDIVGKFEANSFEIAAGNQDESMRIALYAERTLSDVVQSEGSDASKWFSIMGQPPLRSLFETALGLPEAFGQVDIDQQLSVFQERAERILGVSDPAEFADDETLDRLITTYFARAQLEQAGGSASSASIALTLLSS
- a CDS encoding FliI/YscN family ATPase is translated as MRHAMRLQMLQAQLSQVQVARPIGRISGTRGNVLTVSGLNDVGRIGDRVLITKQSGDPLPAEIVQLSQSDATILPDGSFDGVALNDRVMIDAQNRIAPNETWLGRIVDPNGEPLDGRPLGRGLNPQPLKNNPPPAASRRPLGKRMDTGHLVFDTMLPIVRGQRIGLFAGSGVGKSSLMGKLATHMSADVVVIAMIGERGREVRHFVDDVLGADAMNRAVVVAATSDQSPLVRRRCAWTAMAVAEHFRDEGLSVLFLADSITRFAEAHREVASAAGEAPVLRGFPASTSHLIMSLCERAGPGGPDQGDITAIFSVLVAGSDMEEPIADVLRGVLDGHVVLDREIAERGRFPAIDVLRSVSRSLPAAATTAENETIAQVRKLMSVFTQNQMMINAGLYSQGSDPEIDMAIQAWSHLDKAMSQVHEHGCAHSFDQLNLAMRRAGINIKNGRSTRS
- a CDS encoding FlgB family protein; amino-acid sequence: MFQNLAIFETAYAMAVHAGQKQAVISQNIANADTPGYVARDIPDFADVYAPASSNAASQRATRSAHMHGSATNDVRAMVQEDQSFAAPDGNSVSIETEMLRATDAKRQHDRSLAIYKSSLTILRASLGRQ
- the flgC gene encoding flagellar basal body rod protein FlgC; this translates as MNEFAKSLSVSASGLKAQASRLRHLSENISNADTPGYRRKTIPFRTEFDAGSGVAGVEVGRMSLDDRPLARIYDPSHPMADAGGHYEGSNVDLMIELADAREAQRSYEANLKMFEQARQMSSSLMQLLRR
- the fliE gene encoding flagellar hook-basal body complex protein FliE, which codes for MEIGTLSAAQNYAAQRPATRPSDGEGASVFGRVAMDFAQTLAHGEQVAKDAMVGKADPHSLVQALAQTELAVETAVTVRNKVVEAYQEILRMPV
- a CDS encoding flagellar biosynthetic protein FliQ, coding for MLNEVIFFDTMRQGLWIAVLVSAPILVIALVAGVSIGLVQALTSIQEMTLTFVPKLAAIVLVFWLTMGFMTQTLVSFFQSRIIPLVIGG
- a CDS encoding flagellar hook-basal body complex protein — its product is MDSTGYIALSRQSGLMREMQIVANNIANSATTGYRQEGLVFSEHVQGIQGGPSLSMGHGNVRHTSFVQGTLTQTGGTFDFAIEGDGFFLIQTPEGERVTRAGSFSPNAQGDLVTPDGYAVLDAGGAPVFIPSGAKSLSVSPDGSISADGAFVGQIGLVQPVDPATLTREGGVLFRSDDGFEPSETARMLQGFVEDSNVDPIGQLARMIEIQRAYEMGQNFLNSEDERVRRAMDAMLKSS